The Coregonus clupeaformis isolate EN_2021a chromosome 26, ASM2061545v1, whole genome shotgun sequence genome window below encodes:
- the ticam1 gene encoding TIR domain-containing adapter molecule 1: MSEMDREAHAEDEPRGGTGLVDAFKILSKVPYERQLSLTFKLGGSLAEELVHAMSLISLGKRSEALDKLQALGDNNIIANHLVEKVRMCGVKLEDLTVSIVPFQDSTVGTLADLARIFKVLAEERLCDSSLRDLAYQTALATCKHNNSGEESSESEYIQMQLREEAKRVCGPQIEDTVRGKCFPKDSSSGLCSIPPLDQGSTALQKSGFPNQTGSGHSPPSSLRDDTSICSYPTHLEISVSETVGFKTSNIPSQPPPPMNLEPVQSPVPNCGTNTGDEGAFKYFSRVTSRDTPPTQNVPEPVKGEMDRVTSVAVSREHRTGSEEVRVSPLSPFSFTPAHTKFDNPESPNAHSEPCPKNNLVPTSNTNRPTSHPTTTEPVSASVPLKTPNQKMEEEEEAFFSFVILHAAEDKDMAEKFKEKLEAIVVGEGATFSQEFAVPGRNTLMCVEDAINNSAFTILMLTRNFNTRLLEVETSSALMNAIENRHKYNTVIPFLPQENRMPRENMPKVLRIFIPLEEGNAFEKKAKRAMAPAKIAQQRTVWLSEQAVKAQVRRQERLRLEEKLQMDFIRECQETKRLENEKMQRYLLQQQLANQPSTPAMPHFTAPFLGSMPVNVSNMSVTPQQDGWSHPSGNIHIQNARYIMFGNDSKMTVRQGGDSSGDEDDRF, translated from the coding sequence ATGTCAGAGATGGACAGGGAAGCTCATGCAGAAGATGAGCCCAGAGGAGGGACTGGGTTAGTGGATGCCTTTAAGATCCTCTCTAAGGTCCCATATGAGAGACAGCTAAGCCTGACTTTCAAGTTGGGTGGCAGCCTGGCTGAGGAGCTGGTACATGCCATGTCTCTCATCAGCCTCGGGAAGCGGTCAGAGGCACTGGACAAGCTCCAGGCTTTGGGAGACAACAACATCATTGCTAACCATCTGGTTGAAAAGGTGAGAATGTGTGGAGTCAAGTTGGAGGACTTAACAGTGAGCATTGTTCCTTTCCAAGACTCTACCGTTGGCACCTTAGCAGACCTAGCGAGGATTTTCAAGGTGTTGGCTGAGGAGAGGTTGTGTGACTCATCTCTGAGGGATTTGGCTTACCAGACGGCTCTAGCCACATGCAAGCACAATAACAGTGGTGAAGAGAGTTCTGAATCAGAATACATACAGATGCAGCTGAGAGAGGAAGCCAAACGGGTCTGCGGGCCTCAGATTGAGGACACAGTTAGGGGGAAGTGTTTCCCTAAGGACTCCTCATCAGGACTTTGCTCCATCCCCCCACTGGACCAAGGGAGCACAGCTTTACAAAAATCAGGCTTTCCCAATCAGACAGGAAGTGGTCACAGTCCGCCGTCCTCCCTACGGGACGACACCTCCATATGTTCCTACCCTACTCACTTGGAGATCAGTGTATCCGAAACGGTTGGCTTTAAAACAAGCAACATCCCTTCCCAGCCTCCTCCTCCAATGAATTTGGAGCCTGTGCAATCACCTGTTCCAAATTGTGGTACAAATACAGGAGACGAAGGTGCATTTAAATACTTTTCCAGGGTTACTTCTCGGGATACACCACCCACACAAAATGTGCCTGAGCCTGTTAAAGGAGAAATGGACAGAGTTACAAGTGTTGCAGTGTCTCGCGAACACAGAACAGGGTCAGAGGAGGTGAGAGTTTCACCCCTTTCTCCTTTCTCTTTTACTCCAGCTCACACTAAGTTTGATAACCCTGAGAGTCCAAACGCACATTCCGAACCATGTCCAAAAAATAACCTTGTGCCTACCTCAAACACCAATAGGCCAACTTCTCATCCGACTACCACTGAACCAGTGTCAGCAAGTGTTCCATTGAAAACACCAAATcagaagatggaggaggaggaggaagcgtTTTTCTCCTTTGTCATCTTGCATGCAGCAGAGGACAAGGATATGGCTGAGAAGTTTAAAGAGAAACTAGAGGCTATAGTTGTAGGTGAAGGAGCAACCTTCTCTCAGGAATTTGCCGTCCCAGGCAGGAACACCCTCATGTGTGTGGAGGATGCCATCAACAATTCAGCCTTCACTATCCTGATGCTTACTCGCAACTTCAACACCCGTCTGCTGGAGGTAGAAACCAGTTCTGCGCTCATGAATGCCATTGAGAACCGGCACAAGTACAACACTGTCATCCCTTTTCTGCCACAGGAGAACCGTATGCCCCGAGAGAACATGCCCAAAGTTCTGAGGATCTTTATTCCGTTAGAGGAAGGTAATGCCTTTGAGAAAAAGGCAAAAAGGGCCATGGCTCCAGCAAAGATTGCTCAACAGAGGACGGTGTGGTTGAGCGAGCAGGCAGTGAAGGCGCAGgttaggagacaggagagactaCGACTAGAGGAAAAGCTTCAAATGGATTTCATTCGTGAATGTCAGGAGACGAAAAGGCTAGAGAATGAAAAAATGCAGAGATATTTGTTGCAACAACAACTTGCCAATCAACCCTCGACTCCCGCAATGCCTCACTTTACTGCTCCATTTTTAGGAAGTATGCCTGTAAATGTGTCCAATATGTCAGTGACACCACAGCAAGATGGGTGGAGTCACCCATCAGGAAACATCCACATTCAGAATGCTCGCTATATCATGTTTGGGAATGACTCTAAAATGACTGTCAGACAAGGTGGGGACAGCAGTGGGGATGAAGATGACAGGTTCTAA
- the bet1l gene encoding BET1-like protein, translating to MADWNRGQGAVDDMLDAENKLLADNLASKVSRLKSLAYDIDKEAEDQNSYLDGMDSNFLSATGLLTGSVKRFSGMVRSGRDNRKILCYVSVGLVFIFFLLYYLIYRVQN from the exons ATGGCGGACTGGAATCGAG GACAAGGTGCTGTTGACGATATGTTGGACGCGGAAAACAAGCTTCTGGCTGACAATTTGGCCTCCAAAGTTTCCAGATTGAAATCG CTTGCCTACGACATTGACAAAGAAGCTGAAGACCAGAATTCATATTTGGATGGCATG GATTCCAATTTTCTGAGTGCTACAGGACTGTTGACTGGCAGTGTGAAGAGGTTCTCTGGCATGGTGCGATCTGGAAGAGACAATCGCAAAATCCTCTGCTATGTCTCAGTAGGACTGGTCTTCATCTTCTTCCTGCTCTACTATCTAATCTACAGGGTCCAGAACTGA